In Mugil cephalus isolate CIBA_MC_2020 chromosome 11, CIBA_Mcephalus_1.1, whole genome shotgun sequence, the genomic window CAGTGTGAGGGATAGAAGAcattttggaataaaaaaaaatatatttttcaggCAGGAACATATATTTTTGCTTACAGTATTTTGATATAATCACTGACCCCACTGTTATTCCTGCTAACAAGATCACTGCTATTTCTTTTCCCCTCTTTATCCCGGCTGTCAAACTCCGCTGTGTCTTGCTTGGGGGTCTCAGAGATACCAGTATCAAGACTGACATAGAATGAGGTGTGCATTTACCTGCTGTGAGTGCTCCATTGCTACTTGTTCAtgcctctcctctgtctttcttttgtctgccaCAGGCTGTGATCCAAAACCCTTTCAGTAATGGAGGAAGCCCAGCAGGAGACACAGTGGGAGGGGAGACCCGCTTTGCTTACTTCCCCGCAACTGCGGTGAGCGACGGGACTGTGTCTGTGCAGGCCGCCACGGACCCCACACAGGCAGGAGGCAAGTCATTTCTCACGCTTAATTTGGGTTTATAAAGGTGCTACAGGACTAATTTAGCCATTATTTGCACTGACAAGCAGGAGTGTATTAAAAAGTACCTTAATGGGAAAATGACagcccttttttctttttttagctgTTGTAAATGTGCCATGATCTGCGCAGCTCTGGTGGATTTAAAAGAAAGCAGAGCCAATTTATAGCAGATGTAAATCGTGTTACCGTGTTTGCTGAATACTGTGATTTCTCCCAGCAGCGCATTTTTGGACTGTTTATTAAAGCTgtacttaattaaaaaaacatatattccAGTCACAATCTTTTACTCAGATTTTTTGACTCCGTAATATGCCAGAAACATTTTTGCCATGACTAAAATGTGCCTGTTCCCAGTCAAATATTATCAGGGGCCAGAATGAAATTAGCTACGCTTATCATATTTACTTGTTGTTTACTTCATGTCACATGTCCTCCCACTCTGCTTCTGCTCTTCTTAACTACCATATGTTGTTGTCTGGCTGTACTATCTCTGTCCTTGCCATTTCTGTGGTAGTTGTCCAGATGAGGCTGATCAGGATATAGCTGGCTGGAACTTGCACTCCTTTGCTTTTGATGAGGATAACAATAGCTTATTTTACCTGAAGAGCAAGATGTAGCCTTtatgctttgctttttttcctgtgttatCCAGCCAGACCTGACTCCAGGTGTCACACTGTTACAGATGGCTAACAGTTGAATGGTGGACTGTCACTGTTTTGTGATTGTTATTGAGGAGCCACACATTACAGGTCTCTCAGGGTTTTATGTAGTGTAGTGCCTGGACAGCAGTTATTGTTAGAACTTGTAATTTATCATGgagtgtttctgctgctttgttttgctgtgttgaCCCAAACTGAACCTGCGTATTTCCCATACAATGGTAATGCTAGGGCGGCCTGCCAGGGCCTCATTTACTCCGACATGGTTTCATAACCAATCGGAAATATTTTTGCGCATTTCAACAATGCTGTGATTGCGTTGTTTTTCCTCATGCTCCAGAGagcatctctctccctcccctcccaaaACCCTCCTCTTCCCAGGCTCTGCATCGGTACATCGGTCACTCAGCTGCTCTGTACGCAATTTATCTTGACTTTTAGACCATGGAGAAGGACCACATAGCATTTTGTTTAATATTGATGTAGATGAACTGCACAGACTGCCACTGTTTATCGCTAAATCCAGTATTTGAGTTATTGCGGTCATTTGAAGATTTAAAGATGGAGTGACGCATGATCTTCTCCTATGTGCCATATTCTGTGTAAATAGTTGTTAACAGCTGAGATAGCATCATAGTGAGGGGCTTTTATTAGAAGGTGGCTATATGTGTCAGCAACATGTGTCAAAGGGCCCctttatataataaacaagagtcgttcatggctcagaccagcatttcaaacgaCTACAAGATGGATAAttgtacagctttttttttaatctcgcacataatgtgcacgctacttatggtgcaagTAAGATgcgtgctatccctcaggtggttcttctaccggctctgtttactttcttcttctgcagctgattttcttgcatgtttttgttctggggtcagaAACCAATGCAGCCGTTCTGGAGCATGCGCACCAACCCAGTGACCTCAGGAGCCAGTGGGTAGTTTTATTACAGAAAGCTAAACCCAAACCTAAAGTGACCTTatgttatactgtatgttgaTAATACCTTAttgcagagagagaaatacTAGATTTGAATATGATTATTATTGCTAACGCTAACATAATCATATGAGGCATACATCTAAGAGCTGGCCACAAAGCACATGTAGCTTGTAATGGCAGATAAACAGTTTTCATGACTTCTTTGTAGCAGTAAGTCAAATTCCAGCCGGCATATGGCTCGAACATTTCTCAGTAATAAACCATCAACCTCTTTCTGAAGTTAAAGCTCATGTTTGTGATTTCAGTCTTTGATAAACCAGACTTGAGTTCAGTCACAATCCAGAAATGACACAATGCACAGAGGCAGTCACGGGTCATACACGGTCATCGTGTTGCTCTAGTGATTGAGTTTTCCCGAACCATTAGCTCTCTTTGAAGCATTTCATCCATAACTGATTACTGATGCAGCTCGTCTGGCTTCCACACACTCTGATTGTCTCTCGCGCGCCGAGTGTTGTGTGTCTCCCAGCATCACATGACACAAGTCAGACGCCCTTAAGGAAATCTCAGTTATCACATCAGTTGGAACGCGCATAATGGGTTCTTGGGGCTGCTCCAAAAGTGAGACAAAATACACTGCCTGGTCAAAAAGAGGCGCACAATGTAATGTTTTTCGTTTCGTTTGTGGTATtggttcaataagaagcttctacAGTGTCACAATATTTCTTGtagcctttttttctggttaacCTCACTcggtgcatttacatgcacagcttaatggagctatgctcaaaatgtGTCTTTCTGAATGCAGCCCTTGTCCCACTTTagatgcagcggagaaaatcaaataactgatgggaacatgtccatATCCTCCACAcaaggtggcgatatgtgtatTTTCAGCGGGTTGGTACCATGTCAATACGGCCTCCTTTCCAGTCAACCTATTGCGTCTTATAATAAACGAGTCGTTCATGCgacggaccggcatttcaaacaacaaccatagggataatagtacagctcttttaatctcctacgtaatgtgtgcacttcatctggtgcagataagatatatgctgtccctcagacggtttttctaccggctctgtttaccttcttcttgttctgcaaCCGGCCTTCTTGAATGTTATGTTttggggtcacacgccagcgcagtgttgtgagcatacacacacacgttatcCTGTCGTAGTCTGATTAAAtttcaatcacattatctgggtgtcttaatcggataaagagaactcggattttagtcggagtaacatgtttacatgcacttcagTTTTCCTGTTATAGTCCAGTTAAGGCAattaaggcattttttttttcacatgcatataaacgtactgactgattTTTCTTAAGGCTAtgcagctgttcagtcccaattcCTTGAagtcccttcacattgtacatgtggaaatgttcttactttcactattaaacatagccctgagttctactgttgtttttcttcaatttaatttcaccaaacattgaatttttgaattgaatttttttctgaccacttTCCTTGCAGTTTTTaatggacagttcttaacccaattttagtagtttctgcttcagtctccttagatgttttctctccttGATGCATGTcgatgatttgacccttctcaacatcttttccatgaccacaggatgtgtctttccacatggttgttgaagGAATGAGAAGctattgcatcagttggggttaaataagttgttgccagctgaaagataatcacccatgcagtaattatcaaATAAGGAGCTCGTATCTATCTGCTTTGTTAAATCCAGGTGACAACTATTTTTTGACAAGGTAGTGCATGAGCCGAAGTGTATTATAAGCAGTAAAGTGATGTGGTTAATCTAGAGACATGGAGTGGAAACTTTTGCAGTCTGTTGTACAAAGAGTCTAGAAAATCACACAGAATGGGCCGTTTAGGTTAATCACAGAACagcatttcttttgttattaCTTTTGTTATGGCTGTTGTGACTGTAGAGCTTtatagttttttaaattaactacACATGACTAGTAAACAGAGCAATAATTCCATTTTAAGGTTTTGAGGTATTTTTGAAATAAGATAAATTAGAACCCACCAGACTATaagaaataatagtaaaaaatgaGCCCCTAatgaccgtgtgtgtgtgtgtgttttgttgcgTGTTTTGTTGCGTGTTTCCCCACTTGGGAATCCCCCACCGGTGATGCAGTGCCTCTCCTGGAAGGATGGAAACTGCGGAATGACTAGTTATTCACATTAGTCTTAAACATGGGTCCATCTTTGTTAGTCAGTCATGATCAGTCACGATTTCACTGTTACTGTCAGTCAACCTTATTCATTCTGTTATATTTACTAGAGATGGACAATTTGGAATAAAAAATTTATCCCAATAAATTTTGCCATTCTGGCAATAACGATAAAaatcatgattaaaaaaaaatctacgtTCTGTCTTGAGAGCCCCACAAAAACTGCTCTAAGATGATGCTTAAAGTTATCACAttcaaataagctgcttaactacAGGTTTAACTAGTGCTTATCATACAGAATGGACTGACTGTATGCGTTGACAATTTACGACTGTGTTGCTATCATTAGCCATCAAATCTTTTTTGTAAACCTTGTATATGGGACAGGTTCACATACGTCTTCTGATATGATATTGCGCGCAACTACCTCATCAACTTGTGTTTATCACAGTTGAAGCGACGTGGCAAATTCTTATTGTGGGGATTGGTGGTAAATTGTGTACAATAACTTATTGCATATTCAGCACTCCACAGTCAGTCCTTCCTGCCTTGTTTCTTGTTGCTGACTGAATTCACTTTCCACAGGTCAGTTTTATGTGATGATGACTCCTCCTGATGTCATTCAGACAGGCACACCACGAACCATCGCCCCACGCACACAACCCTACCCTGCGTAAGTATCAGCTCTGTCATTTGCTTTGTAAAGTCCATCTGagacacatttatttctcaAATCACTATCACACTATTGGATTGTTTAAATCACTTGTGCTATCCTCCACCTCAGTGAAGGTTGATGGTGAATTTTGGTGGCAGTTTAAAAGTGGATTTAATCTTCTAAGTTCAGAGCAGTTAATTAAATTTGATTAATCTCAGTTGACTGGCCTTTAACTATTTACTGCTCCTGTGATGCTCCAGAACGGCCAAACAATAGTGTTGAATCGTTTTATATTTGAGAATGAGGTATGGACACATGACTATAAAACTACTTTGATGGTCAAATTCTTTACTCTTGCTCCTGCCTTTCATATctggtttcttttcattttggcaCATACCAGTTGGCCCGTTCTTTTCCATTGTCGCACAAAACCCTACatagtttattttaacttcaCAACATGCATCATTATAATTAGGCTCCAAAAGGCATCCGTCTCATATCCGCTCCAACCGTTAGCCACACGCTGGAAATTGCTGTTGTTAAGATGATCAGCGGGCTCACCTGAGCAAAGCGTTTGTCTTTTTAACTACGTGATTGCTGGCTGGTTCTGGCCTGgtgcaaaaaataattaaacgaCTGTTCTCCAATTTTTCAGTAACTCATTTCCCCTTGTTTGGTAAAAGCCTAGCTGCAGTCATTTGCTTGCTTGGTCActaaacatgaacacatgacCCATTATTAAATTGAGTTAGCTCTAACTTAAGTGAATATCGCTCTATTTTCCACCAGACTTGACTCGTGAAAGTGGCTGAATTATAGTCATCCAGCTAATgctaccattaaaaaaaataaataaaaaatacatgaagacAACATATTATACGTTCTGGTTTAATTCCTGTTTATGATTCACCTTAACTAACAACTGTGTCTGTATTTCATATAATATTTGTCAGTTCAGGTATATACTGTAGATGGATgattgctgttgtgttttctgtgatttcCAGGATTTCTCAAAGCTCCTTTGTGGTGGGGCAGCTCTAATGGGAGCTGTAGATCTGCCTTAAATTTGGCAGCATGTTTGATGTTGCTTGATGTTCACAGcacactttgtttttcagtccagAGTGAAGAACAAGCTTTATTTGCACTGTATTTCCCTGTattgaaatgtaaaatagattgttctttttctcatcttaaatatgtttgtttctatttattttctcctacATGAATAATTTATGATTTCAAGTGTCAGAGCTGCATTTAAACCAATGAGCAGTGACATTATTAGGAAAGTGAATGAAAGCTTTCCACCCTATCTGCCGTTTGCAGAGATGAAAACGAGCTGCTCCAGCACGAAGGTTTAAACTGGTGAGGACAGTTTCCACATTTCTCCCAcactcctttttattttattttatttacatcacatGAACTGATCAAATTAAATCACCAGAAAAGAAGGCGCACACGAACCTCcgcctctctctcctcctcccttcccgTACCTCCCCTGTGATTTTACCCTCTCTTGATGTGTGAGACACAGATGTAGAGTTTCATCAGTGCTGACCCTGATCCATTGTTGTTAGTTGTGCTTGTGGCAAATGTATTTTTCCATTAGGACCCAGAAATTAGGTCATTGTTCTCCACGTGGAAACAAATGGCTCGTTTGGCACTTTTAGTTTAGAATGTTCAAAGTGTCCTTTGTTGTagctgttttaatttttctccCATTTAGCCTAGTTTTGAAGTTAGGAATAAAACTATTTGGAGAGTATTTGGTGTTTTCTGTGCCATACGTAAACATATATATTGTGTTGATGTAACTGGAATACTGGGACAACTGTGGCAGAATCTCTGTTAATGCCTCCTGCCAAGTTAAATCCATAGCTAGGTTCTATAGCAGTGAGGTTCTGTGATGTCCAGAGTCAGCGTTCTACCTACAGTAGATGACTATTGGCACAAACAAAGTTTGAAGAAAGTAGTATTGGTCAAGAAGCCAAGCAGTGAACTGTGTCAACGGGATTAGCAGCACAACACTTGAGCTACAAACAAGACCTATCCAAAATAATCATTTCAATATAAGTGTACACCTAATCTAATTTTACCATGTGACCTCCTGGTCTACATCTTTGTGACTGTGATGTTAATCTCCATCCATGCTTGCATGTTAACACATCAAATATACACACTAATTCAACTGAACTAACCCATGGCAGTCCTCCTTTGTTCTGTGGGTTAAAATGACCGTTTTTGTCAATGTAGCCTGGTGCCATCGAAGAGAGCAGAGATCAATATAAGGGCTTTGGTTCCTAGTTGGAAAAGACCTTCTGTTGGCGTGGTGCGGCAGTGATTATATTCCAGAGACTGCATATTCTTAAACAGATATTGATTTTTATTCAAGATAAGCCCTTGTTTTATGTGGCTTAAGTACGTTTGACTGCGGATGCCTCCACATGAGTTCATTACTTGGCCTCTTTGCCAGCActcttgtctgttttctccAAAGTGGGGGCGTGCCACTCACCAACTGTGGATAAGAACCTCATACAACCCCACTTCAGAGAAACCCAACTATCCCTTTAATGCTCCCAAAGGCTCCTCTCTGTTAAAACATTCATTGAGAGAATGTGAAGCCCATACTGCAGTCCAGTGGGTCTCAGTGTGCACTGACTTATTGTTTAGGCCACGGTttgatagtaataataatactttaaaAGAGGGGTCAGGAGGAGTAAAATTGCATTTCTCTCATAGATCAATAAAAGACTGTACAAACTTAGTTCTTTATTACAGCCATGCTTCAAATAGTATGGATAAAGTGCTTCAGCAGTGGGGCTGTACTCcgttaatgtttttttgatttCTCTGGCAATAATAACTCTCAGTGCACTTAGATGAGGTCTGCCCCTATATTGTAAAAGCAAGGGAGAATAGACCTTTTTACAGGTCCGTACATTTAGCTGTTCATACAGCCATCCAcgttttttttacactttgccTAAGAGTACTGTTGGTCTGAGTCCATTATACCGCTGAAATCCCATTAAGATGTGTTGAGATACAAGAGAGGCTGTCGTTTGGTTTAGCTGGCTATCTCAAAAGAAGGTATCAGCAGTCGAGTTGCAGTGATTCTCTGTTGTAGAATAAAGAGGTGTCGTAGAAGGACAAGAATGACCTCACGATGCTGTTTATTAACTTCTAGCAGAGAGCGAGAAAAATGATGGAGAAGCAACTGTTGTTCTgcattctttctgttctttttcatgGATGTTGATTGAAAGAAGTAGGGTGAGTGGAGTATGGCCTAGTCCAGTAGTGAAAGAAAGAGGCATGCTTGAGATATAGAGTAGGCCACCTATTATTACATGTGAGTGTGTTGCTCATGCCATGGTGGGTGGTTTGATAAGTCTTCCTGTCACGTCTCAGGGACTTAATTAACAGAATCCTAGGGGAAGATACGGAGACAAGAGACAGTTGTGTTATTAGGCGAACGCCCAGACTCCAATAGACAGCATCTGGTTTTCTATAGTGTTGTCATTGTACGGCATAATAAAGCAGCATGCTCCCCCTGGGCCTCACCTGGGATGAGGACAGCCAATAAGGAGAAGGTTGATCGGACCTCAGTCAAGTCAGCCCCACTCCAGACCGAGGACGGGGTTGTCAGGGCCTCATGTGGTCTCATATAGCTGTGccttcttcagtttttctacCAAAGGCTCTGCACAACTTCACAGGCTCACTTTTAAATTAGCAATTATAACAGGCTTGAATTTAAAGATAACGGcaaagaatgtttttttaaatagggCCAGGATTAGTTGAATTTGGGGGATTGGATTTGTTCCTGATTGTGCTACTCACAGATGAGAGATATTGTGTTGTatgaaaagtgttttctttttcgtcTATCCAAAGGAAAATGGATGGACCCCGAACACCAagagatgaaaggagaagaGCACAACATAATGAAGGTGGGTAATTAGCTATGATTGTGACTTTTGATTTCATCAGGCAGTGGAGCACAATGCAGCGTGTTGCCTAAATGGAGCATTTTATTTCGTTTAAAGAAAACCTCCAAGCCCCGTCAAAATATTCTATTAAGAGCAGATACCATGTGTTTTAGAGTGGCCACCAGAGGCCGCTGTTGAGCTGTCAAAGTCAGACAGGAGACTTGGTACCAACGGCAGCATCCCGGGAATAAAACAGTTCTCAAAAACGCAAACAAATTTGAATCTGATATTTATGtaatcttcatttatttttaaatatttttccattttgttatatttatcaGTTGAGAGGCGGCGAAGAGACAAGATCAACAACTGGATCGTTACACTTTCCAAGATCATCCCAGACTGCAGTATGGACAGCACCAAGACCGGAGCGGTACACGCTTTGAGTTGACTCTCAGCTTCTGCTGACTTCATATTTTCCCTTTTCAGCTAAATGAGCCCGTCTCTGTCCTTCTAGAGCAAAGGAGGCATCCTGTCCAAAGCTTGCGACTATATCCGTGAGCTAAGGCAAAGCAACCAGCGACTGCAAGAGAGTctgaaggaggtggagaggatACAAGTGGACAACGAGCTGTGCAGACAGCAGGTATTAAAGTCAGACAGTGCTCTAGTTTACAAATGTGGCCTTGAGCGAAGTTTGCATGACTTCAGTAATGGCTGATAGAAAGTCTATGAATGATAATTCAGAATTTCCTTTGAGGCGGTTGGGGTTTAGCAGTTAAATAAACTTGCTCATAATAAGGCAGCCACAGTGGGCCTCATATGTGGCTGTGAAGATTGTCATTGCACTGAATAGTTTAGTTTGCTTTATAGCACATTGCAACATTCTTTCACTTAAGTCTTGCAAGCATGAAATCCACCTAGTCCCATGTGCACCTTCATTTCTCCAAAACAACCCCCCCTGAGGTTTGGGCCTGTGTAGCTGATCATCACAGAGAGGATCAAAGAGCTTCCACTCATAATGAGAAGTGTTACCTGAAATCAGCGCTCTGAGAGACTGTGGGAATAATATACACGGGGGTTGTGTGAGAACTAAGTGCATGCTAATGCACTCAAAGTATTGTGAAATCTTGCAGCTCTGAGGCAGCCACGTCTCCCCCTTGTATCCTGGGGCCTGCAGTATACTATGCAATATATTCTTATTCTGATGCTCAAAGCTCAATATCCTTCCCTCAGTCCCTCAGTCGGGAGGCAGTGAATTCAGGATTCACCTAAGGGAAATGTAGAAGAGATGACACACCTCAAGATTTGATAATCCAGTTGGTTGTGGACAGGGGTCTTTGAATAGGGCTGCATACGCTACGCTACTCTTTAATCCCGGGGATTGCACAGCCCTGTGTGTACATTACACACAGCCAGCTCCCTCAGCCTTCAAATGGAAAAGTTTGCTCTGTAAACTTTGAGCTCTGTCTAGCTGTCACGGACGtagatgttgatgttgattttACCCCCGTTCTTTTTCTTTAAGATTGAAGAGCTGAAGAATGAGAACGCGCTGCTCCGAGCTCAACTCCAGCAGCACGGGATCGAGATGGTTGGAGAGACGCCGCCGCAGTGAAGGACATGAAAGGAACGAGGAGGAGCTCTGACCACTCAGACACATTAACTGACACGGtggaaaatgagagagagagatgattaTTGAAGGACTTATGGAGAATCATGTGTCCTTCCCGGGGTTCCCAGGTCGTGAACCCCTCATCAGCCTTTTGAGGCTGTATTTGACTGTTTCAATCCTATTGAGATAACCACCCGTTGCAACTCAGTAGAAAAGTGCTCCAAGAAAAGATGTCCACTCGGCCTCCGTCAGAGTGCTCTACTAGCACTAGCTTTGAAAAACGAACCTCTGCTGAACTTCCCCCTGGTTTTGTATTTAAGTAGCCTCACCAATGGACTAtgatgtttgtcttttaattttggTCCCTCACCAGAACACTTTTCCCCACCAATTATGAATTTTGACTTAGTTCttgcttttattctgtttgtgtttttgagttctgtgttatgatgttgtttttagCTCTTCTAATTTATTAGTCCGCTTGCTGACGGCAGCCTTGATGGAGACCAGTTACGTTGAATATTGAATTTGTAAGTGAGAAAAACATCAAAGTATGCAAAACATGATTCTGCAGTCTGAAAAAATGTGACACACATAGACCCAAAGACGGACAAGGGCTGACGCTTTTGCCCTGATTTATGTAAATACGACTTCTCATGTTTTAATACGGATGTTACACAATGTTAGCTCTGGGAGTAAACAATCAATAAGTTATTAACTCC contains:
- the LOC125015953 gene encoding upstream stimulatory factor 2 isoform X2, yielding MDMLEQGLDNASQEKQEEEVVLAPEDGTGEEQTAVTIASVQQAAAFADHNIQYQFRTEGGQVTYRVVHVTDPHLEGRDESGGAVSVVSTAAFTGASQAVAQAVIQNPFSNGGSPAGDTVGGETRFAYFPATAVSDGTVSVQAATDPTQAGGQFYVMMTPPDVIQTGTPRTIAPRTQPYPAKMDGPRTPRDERRRAQHNEVERRRRDKINNWIVTLSKIIPDCSMDSTKTGASKGGILSKACDYIRELRQSNQRLQESLKEVERIQVDNELCRQQIEELKNENALLRAQLQQHGIEMVGETPPQ
- the LOC125015953 gene encoding upstream stimulatory factor 2 isoform X1, which gives rise to MDMLEQGLDNASQEKQEEEVVLAPEDGTGEEQTAVTIASVQQAAAFADHNIQYQFRTEGGQVTYRVVHVTDPHLEGRDESGGAVSVVSTAAFTGASQAVAQAVIQNPFSNGGSPAGDTVGGETRFAYFPATAVSDGTVSVQAATDPTQAGGQFYVMMTPPDVIQTGTPRTIAPRTQPYPADENELLQHEGLNWKMDGPRTPRDERRRAQHNEVERRRRDKINNWIVTLSKIIPDCSMDSTKTGASKGGILSKACDYIRELRQSNQRLQESLKEVERIQVDNELCRQQIEELKNENALLRAQLQQHGIEMVGETPPQ